The Neurospora crassa OR74A linkage group IV, whole genome shotgun sequence genome has a segment encoding these proteins:
- a CDS encoding C2HC5 finger protein: MSQQQLSRLLPLPDEDLKQVLDYASTLSKTEAIDHFTNLLGDSPAVIDFISTFNARRADPKAPPAPSSAARTPSAPSSAQNSAPNSDIDRVPKPQRKPKKKQGPLQAQPSRQVTNFALAPGTKAYNKKDADLEYISARSKPTTPSNEQAGGPSKPPPPPKSTAQPAQPTPKLPPSAHGTLISDLGKPKPKSNPVSRTSTPGPSSNGKNNATKISIAGGTPMHGASTALSDLDDAIRQLEITTNPTHTSNSSSGIASRRCNCVAARHPLLAAAPNCLNCGKVICVKEGLGPCTFCSHPLLSPSEIQQMIKELKAERGREKMAADRAANKKADVGGVPKPFARPRGYGDEYEDAPTLQEAAAKQQAQQQHAQSAKQKAIEQRDKLLNFQAENAQRTTVRDEAADFDVTAMGGSMWASPEERALALKKQQKLMREMEWNARPEYEKRQQVVSIDLVGKKVLRKVTKVERPVTPESEPDEFSGPGEYHVAPSSSRTSGGGGGAFSKNPLLGGMIKPVYEPPADLKEKGAATELEGRRDKSTRWRRVQDDRDDNEAVILDGGIYGRSQEVAMDAMGGGDDEPA, encoded by the coding sequence ATGTCGCAACAACAGCTCTCCCGGCTCCTCCCTCTGCCGGACGAAGACCTCAAGCAAGTCCTAGATTACGCCTCGACGCTCTCCAAGACCGAAGCCATTGATCACTTTACCAATCTTCTCGGCGATTCCCCTGCCGTCATCGACTTTATCTCTACTTTCAACGCCCGTCGCGCCGACCCAAAAGCGCCGCCAGCCCCGTCTTCTGCCGCCCGAACGCCGTCAGCACCCAGCTCAGCACAGAACTCGGCTCCCAATTCAGATATCGATCGAGTCCCGAAGCCCCAGCGCaaaccgaagaagaagcagggaCCATTACAAGCCCAACCTTCTCGTCAAGTCACAAACTTTGCCCTTGCGCCAGGGACGAAGGCTTACAACAAGAAGGATGCGGATCTCGAATACATCTCGGCCAGGTCcaagccaacaacaccatcgaACGAGCAAGCCGGAGGGCCGAGCaaaccgccaccaccacccaaatCTACCGCACAACCCGCTCAACCTACACCAAAACTACCGCCATCGGCCCACGGCACATTAATCTCCGACCTAGGCAAACCAAAGCCCAAATCAAATCCCGTTTCCCGCACCTCGACGCCCGGCCCAAGCAGCAATGGCAAGAACAATGCCACCAAGATTTCCATCGCCGGCGGTACTCCCATGCACGGCGCCTCCACCGCCCTCTCCGACCTCGACGACGCCATCCGCCAACTCGaaatcaccaccaaccccacaCACACCTCCAACTCATCCTCAGGCATCGCCTCGCGCCGGTGCAACTGCGTCGCGGCGCGCCATCCTTTGCTCGCTGCGGCGCCGAACTGCCTCAACTGCGGCAAAGTGATCTGCGTCAAAGAAGGTCTAGGCCCCTGCACCTTCTGCAGCCACCCATTGCTCTCCCCCTCCGAGATCCAACAAATGATCAAAGAACTCAAAGCCGAGCGCGGCCGTGAGAAAATGGCTGCCGATCGCGCAGCCAACAAGAAGGCTGACGTAGGCGGTGTGCCCAAACCATTTGCTCGACCGAGGGGGTACGGTGATGAGTACGAGGATGCGCCTACGTTGCAGGAAGCGGCAGCGAAACAACAGGCTCAACAGCAACATGCGCAATCAGCAAAGCAAAAAGCTATCGAGCAGCGCGATAAGCTGTTGAATTTCCAAGCGGAAAACGCGCAGAGAACGACGGTCAGAGACGAAGCGGCGGACTTTGACGTCACGGCAATGGGAGGAAGCATGTGGGCTTCCCCTGAAGAGAGGGCGCTAGCgctcaagaagcagcagaagcTGATGAGGGAGATGGAGTGGAATGCCCGCCCAGAGTACGAAAAGAGGCAGCAGGTGGTTAGTATTGATTTGGTGGGCAAAAAGGTGCTCAGAAAAGTCACCAAGGTGGAGAGACCTGTTACTCCAGAGTCTGAACCCGACGAATTCAGTGGGCCGGGGGAGTATCATGTTgccccgtcgtcgtcgaggacgagtggtggtggtggtggtgcgtTTAGCAAGAATCCCTTGTTGGGAGGCATGATCAAGCCTGTGTACGAACCACCGGCGGAtttgaaagaaaagggggccGCCACCGAGTtggaagggaggagggataAGAGTacaaggtggaggagggtgcAGGATGATCGGGATGATAACGAGGCCGTCATTTTGGATGGGGGCATTTACGGAAGGAGTCAGGAAGTAGCGATGGATGCGATGGGGGGTGGGGATGATGAGCCTGCTTAA
- a CDS encoding 2-hydroxyacid dehydrogenase, which yields MTVTIPSQNKRHSDSGSTSKSTSTPRPHQKHHNNFTMTLIKFSSLDNETKTNPTLKGHKLVFITPWEPTPDYIDSLQKQFPDLVIECHKSEWRAPGTGAGESPFPIEQWKDVTIALTFTYLPQPKDAPKLQYVQLISAGANHILDHPLFKETEVEFCTANGVHGPQISEWLLLTYLAFNHHLPHYLALQQQAHWSRAKSDSIQDATAKTVGILGYGAIGRQTARLAVAMGMRVHAFTLHPRPTPESRKDRSWAPSGMGDPDGIFPSKWFSGSSKEDLHSFLRSGLDLLVVSTPLTPGTKHLLGKEEFEVLYKASPTVKVMNEETGKVEERGRTFVSNIARGPVVDTDELIEALEKGWIRGAALDVTDPEPLPDGHRLWSTRNVIVTPHVSGASTRYNERVLAILEENLGRVGRGERLVNGVSRREGY from the exons ATGACTGTGACAATTCCGTCTCAAAACAAAAGACATTCCGATTCCGGTTCAACATCAaaatcaacatcaacaccacgaCCACACCAAAAGCACCACAACAACTTCACAATGACGCTCATCAAATTCTCTTCCCTCGACAACGAAACAAAGACGAACCCAACTCTCAAAGGCCACAAACTCGTCTTCATCACTCCCTGGGAACCAACCCCAGACTACATAGACTCTCTCCAGAAACAGTTTCCCGACTTGGTGATTGAATGCCACAAGTCCGAATGGAGGGCCCCCGGAACCGGAGCAGGGGAGTCTCCTTTCCCCATTGAACAGTGGAAAGACGTCACCATCGCCTTGACTTTTACCTATCTCCCGCAACCGAAAGATGCGCCCAAGCTGCAATATGTCCAGCTAATCAGCGCCGGAGCCAACCATATCCTGGATCATCCGCTTTTCAAAGAGACCGAGGTCGAGTTCTGTACTGCTAATGGGGTCCATGG GCCCCAAATCTCCGAATGGCTCCTCCTCACCTACCTCGccttcaaccaccacctcccccacTACCTCGccctccaacaacaagccCACTGGTCCCGCGCCAAGTCCGATTCCATCCAGGACGCCACCGCCAAAACCGTCGGTATCCTCGGCTACGGCGCCATCGGCAGGCAAACTGCCCGTCTCGCCGTCGCCATGGGCATGCGCGTCCATGCTTTCACCCTGCACCCGCGGCCCACGCCCGAATCCCGCAAAGACCGAAGCTGGGCCCCCTCCGGGATGGGTGATCCCGATGGCATCTTTCCCTCTAAGTGGTTTTCTGGCTCCTCCAAAGAGGACTTGCACTCGTTTTTACGGTCAGGGTTGGATCTCCTGGTGGTTTCCACTCCTTTGACGCCGGGGACGAAGCACTTGTTGGGTAAAGAGGAGTTTGAGGTTTTGTACAAGGCTTCGCCTACTGTTAAGGTTATGAATGAGGAAACGGGAAAGGTGGAGGAACGGGGGAGGACGTTTGTTAGTAACATTGCGAGGGGACCGGTGGTGGATACGGATGAACTGATTGAGGCGCTGGAAAAGGGGTGGATTAGAGGCGCGGCGCTGGATGTTACGGACCCGGAACCACTGCCGGATGGACACAGGCTTTGGAGCACGAGGAATGTCATTGTTACGCCGCATGTGAGTGGGGCGAGTACGAGGTATAATGAGAGGGTGTTGGCGATTTTGGAGGAGAATCTGGGGAGGGTGGGTAGGGGGGAGAGGTTGGTAAATGGGGTTAGTAGGAGGGAGGGGtattga
- the gh7-2 gene encoding endoglucanase EG-1, whose amino-acid sequence MSRRILLSALLVAAVSAQQPGKLTPEVHPKLPTWACTVADGCIQKDTSLVLDSDYRWVHTDDYTNCKVNGLNPAVCPDVETCAANCNLEGVDYTGSGIHTNGSELTLNLFVNRTDGTTSLVSPRVYLLANETTYDMFSLLDKEFTFDVDVSKLPCGTNGALYFSEMLANGGKSALNPAGASYGTGYCDAQCPTPAFINGEANLESYGACCNEMDIWEANSRATAFTPHPCNVTALYKCSGDLCGRTDKYQSVCDKDGCDYNPYRLGDHPYYGRGEGNKIDTTRPFTVVTQFFSNTTSAGEKELSAIKRLYLQDGKLISTSTIAVPGFDSTSDTITDDYCAKNKQIFGGVNAFANQGGLRQMGEALDRGMVLVFSVWHDAGSAMKWLDGTFPPGADPETQPGTERGPCLPGEGHADDIQRDASWTEVKFSNVKSGEIGSTFEA is encoded by the exons ATGTCACGAAGGATTCTCTTGTCGGCCTTGCTGGTCGCCGCCGTGTCCGCTCAACAGCCAGGCAAACTGACACCCGAAGTTCATCCCAAACTTCCAACATGGGCGTGTACCGTTGCCGACGGCTGTATCCAGAAGGACACATCCTTGGTCCTCGACTCTGACTACAGATGGGTACACACGGACGACTACACCAACTGCAAGGTCAACGGTCTTAACCCAGCCGTATGTCCCGACGTTGAGACATGTGCTGCCAACTGTAACCTCGAGGGCGTCGACTACACTGGATCCGGGATTCACACCAACGGTAGCGAGCTTACCCTGAATCTCTTTGTCAACCGGACCGACGGTACCACTAGTCTTGTCTCCCCGCGAGTCTACCTCCTTGCCAACGAGACGACCTACGACATGTTCTCGCTCCTAGACAAAGAGTTTACCTTTGACGTGGACGTCAGCAAGCTCCCATGCGGAACCAATGGAGCTCTTTACTTCAGCGAGATGCTTGCCAATGGAGGCAAGAGCGCGCTGAACCCAGCCGGCGCAAGCTATGGCACGGGCTACTGTGATGCCCAGTGCCCTACTCCAGCATTCATCAACGGCGAG GCCAACCTCGAATCCTACGGCGCCTGCTGCAACGAAATGGACATCTGGGAAGCCAATTCCCGCGCCACCGCCTTCACTCCTCATCCCTGCAACGTCACCGCGCTCTACAAGTGCTCCGGCGATCTCTGCGGTCGTACCGACAAGTACCAATCCGTCTGCGACAAGGACGGCTGCGACTACAACCCCTACCGCCTCGGTGACCACCCTTACTACGGTCGCGGCGAGGGCAACAAAATCGACACCACCCGCCCTTTCACCGTGGTCACTCAGTTCTTCAGCAATACGACGAGCGCCGGGGAGAAGGAATTGTCGGCCATTAAGCGGCTGTACCTCCAAGATGGCAAACTGATCAGCACCTCTACCATCGCCGTGCCTGGTTTCGATTCAACGAGCGATACCATCACCGACGATTATTGCGCCAAGAACAAGCAGATCTTTGGGGGAGTCAACGCCTTTGCCAACCAGGGCGGACTTCGACAGATGGGCGAGGCGCTGGATCGGGGCATGGTTCTGGTTTTCAGCGTGTGGCATGATGCGGGAAGCGCGATGAAGTGGCTGGATGGGACGTTTCCTCCCGGTGCTGATCCGGAGACACAGCCTGGGACAGAAAGAGGCCCGTGTTTGCCAGGGGAAGGGCATGCGGATGATATCCAGAGGGACGCGAGCTGGACGGAAGTCAAGTTTAGTAATGTGAAGAGTGGGGAGATTGGGTCGACTTTTGAAGCTTGA
- the gln-2 gene encoding glutamine synthetase, variant, which produces MATKESFASNAAILAKFRDLDQHGKIMAEYIWIDSEGNTRSKSRTLDEKPEGYKPEELPIWNFDGSSTGQAPGDNSDVYLKPVAVYPDPFRPPNNILVLAECWDADGTPNKYNHRHECAKLMELHAKHEPWFGLEQEYTLLDLNDRPYGWPQNGYPAPQGPYYCGVGAGKVVMRDIVEAHYRACLYSGIKISGTNAEVMPAQWEFQVGPCVGIEMGDQLWLARFLLHRVAEEFAVKVSLDPKPIPGDWNGAGLHSNFSTVEMRKEGGMKQIEAAIKKLEGRHKEHIAVYGEGNEKRLTGRHETGAIDTFTYGVANRGASIRIPRECAAKGYGYFEDRRPASNADPYLITGIIMETCFGAVDDAVEA; this is translated from the exons ATG GCTACCAAGGAGTCCTTCGCGTCCAATGCGGCCATCTTGGCCAAGTTCCGCGATCTCGACCAGCACGGCAAGA TCATGGCCGAGTACATCTGGATTGACTCTGAGG GCAACACCCGCTCAAAATCTCGC ACTCTCGATGAGAAGCCAGAGGGCTACAAGCCCGAGGAGCTCCCCATCTGGAACTTTGACGGTAGCTCAACAGGCCAGGCTCCTGGTGACAACTCGGATGTTTACCT AAAGCCGGTCGCCGTCTACCCCGATCCTTTCCGCCCTCCCAACA ACATTCTTGTCCTCGCCGAATGCTGGGATGCCGACGGCACCCCCAACAAGTACAACCACCGCCACGAGTGCGCCAAGCTCATGGAGCTTCACGCCAAGCATGAGCCTTGGTTCGGCCTCGAGCAAGAATACACCCTTCTCGATCTGAATGATCGTCCCTACGGCTGGCCTCAGAATG GCTACCCCGCCCCGCAAGGTCCTTACTACTGCGGTGTCGGTGCCGGAAAGGTTGTCATGCGCGACATTGTCGAAGCGCACTACCGCGCCTGCCTGTACTCGGGCATCAAGATCTCGGGAACCAACGCCGAAGTTATGCCCGCCCAGTGGGAGTTCCAAGTCGGCCCCTGCGTCGGCATCGAGATGGGCGACCAGCTTTGGCTCGCCCGTTTCTTGCTGCACCGCGTAGCTGAGGAGTTCGCCGTCAAGGTGTCGCTCGATCCCAAGCCCATCCCTGGCGACTGGAACGGTGCCGGTCTACACAGCAACTTTTCGACGGTCGAGATGAGGAAGGAGGGCGGCATGAAGCAGATCGAGGcggccatcaagaagctggaggGAAGGCATAAGGAGCATATTGCTG TCTACGGCGAAGGCAACGAGAAGCGTCTCACCGGCCGTCACGAGACGGGTGCCATCGACACCTTCACCTACGGCGTGGCCAACCGTGGCGCGTCCATTCGTATCCCTCGCGAGTGCGCCGCCAAGGGCTACGGCTACTTTGAGGATCGTCGTCCTGCTTCCAACGCGGATCCCTATCTCATTACTGGCATCATCA TGGAAACCTGCTTCGGCGCGGTTGACGATGCGGTTGAGGCCTAG
- the gln-2 gene encoding glutamine synthetase encodes MATKESFASNAAILAKFRDLDQHGKIMAEYIWIDSEGNTRSKSRTLDEKPEGYKPEELPIWNFDGSSTGQAPGDNSDVYLKPVAVYPDPFRPPNNILVLAECWDADGTPNKYNHRHECAKLMELHAKHEPWFGLEQEYTLLDLNDRPYGWPQNGYPAPQGPYYCGVGAGKVVMRDIVEAHYRACLYSGIKISGTNAEVMPAQWEFQVGPCVGIEMGDQLWLARFLLHRVAEEFAVKVSLDPKPIPGDWNGAGLHSNFSTVEMRKEGGMKQIEAAIKKLEGRHKEHIAVYGEGNEKRLTGRHETGAIDTFTYGVANRGASIRIPRECAAKGYGYFEDRRPASNADPYLITGIISTFFLSFLTTLFPSYGPQQGTDIIPLYSVETCFGAVDDAVEA; translated from the exons ATG GCTACCAAGGAGTCCTTCGCGTCCAATGCGGCCATCTTGGCCAAGTTCCGCGATCTCGACCAGCACGGCAAGA TCATGGCCGAGTACATCTGGATTGACTCTGAGG GCAACACCCGCTCAAAATCTCGC ACTCTCGATGAGAAGCCAGAGGGCTACAAGCCCGAGGAGCTCCCCATCTGGAACTTTGACGGTAGCTCAACAGGCCAGGCTCCTGGTGACAACTCGGATGTTTACCT AAAGCCGGTCGCCGTCTACCCCGATCCTTTCCGCCCTCCCAACA ACATTCTTGTCCTCGCCGAATGCTGGGATGCCGACGGCACCCCCAACAAGTACAACCACCGCCACGAGTGCGCCAAGCTCATGGAGCTTCACGCCAAGCATGAGCCTTGGTTCGGCCTCGAGCAAGAATACACCCTTCTCGATCTGAATGATCGTCCCTACGGCTGGCCTCAGAATG GCTACCCCGCCCCGCAAGGTCCTTACTACTGCGGTGTCGGTGCCGGAAAGGTTGTCATGCGCGACATTGTCGAAGCGCACTACCGCGCCTGCCTGTACTCGGGCATCAAGATCTCGGGAACCAACGCCGAAGTTATGCCCGCCCAGTGGGAGTTCCAAGTCGGCCCCTGCGTCGGCATCGAGATGGGCGACCAGCTTTGGCTCGCCCGTTTCTTGCTGCACCGCGTAGCTGAGGAGTTCGCCGTCAAGGTGTCGCTCGATCCCAAGCCCATCCCTGGCGACTGGAACGGTGCCGGTCTACACAGCAACTTTTCGACGGTCGAGATGAGGAAGGAGGGCGGCATGAAGCAGATCGAGGcggccatcaagaagctggaggGAAGGCATAAGGAGCATATTGCTG TCTACGGCGAAGGCAACGAGAAGCGTCTCACCGGCCGTCACGAGACGGGTGCCATCGACACCTTCACCTACGGCGTGGCCAACCGTGGCGCGTCCATTCGTATCCCTCGCGAGTGCGCCGCCAAGGGCTACGGCTACTTTGAGGATCGTCGTCCTGCTTCCAACGCGGATCCCTATCTCATTACTGGCATCATCAGTAcgtttttcctttcttttcttactACCCTCTTTCCGTCCTATGGTCCACAGCAAGGTACTGACATTATACCTCTCTACTCAGTGGAAACCTGCTTCGGCGCGGTTGACGATGCGGTTGAGGCCTAG